The Winogradskyella schleiferi genome has a window encoding:
- a CDS encoding FEKKY domain-containing protein, giving the protein MNRKTIIFSGIIFILIGIGLWNFGIFNRFNYLTAKSDIKNNSPQKIIVGELMISPMEMDKISEKYGFTNVGFGCIVSGTELNGIEIYNAEIDKYLTNKNGTDWKIKYLKEIDSLTELKQKEWKKQFE; this is encoded by the coding sequence ATGAATCGAAAAACAATAATATTTAGTGGAATAATATTCATTCTAATCGGAATTGGATTGTGGAATTTCGGTATTTTTAATCGATTTAATTACTTAACCGCTAAATCTGACATCAAGAATAATTCACCTCAAAAAATAATAGTTGGAGAATTAATGATTTCACCAATGGAAATGGACAAAATAAGTGAGAAATACGGATTTACTAACGTCGGATTTGGATGTATTGTGAGCGGAACTGAATTAAATGGAATTGAAATTTACAACGCAGAAATTGATAAGTATTTGACCAACAAAAACGGAACTGACTGGAAAATAAAATATCTAAAAGAAATCGACTCATTGACTGAATTAAAACAGAAAGAGTGGAAAAAACAGTTTGAATAA
- a CDS encoding helix-turn-helix domain-containing protein, which produces MGRKAKYSYEFKLRCVKQVLNHHQTVEAVSELNGCHHTTLHDWIRFYEKYGKKALLPRKNKVYSLPFKIKVLEAIEEDSLSFSQACLEFNIPTKSVIMNWQKTYKKSGIKGLNNKSRGKPKSMQFKRAKKKSSKPLTREEELLLENESLRAELDLLKKLQA; this is translated from the coding sequence ATGGGAAGAAAAGCTAAGTATAGTTATGAATTTAAACTTCGTTGCGTAAAGCAAGTTTTAAATCATCATCAAACAGTGGAAGCTGTTTCAGAATTAAATGGTTGTCATCACACAACACTTCATGATTGGATTCGTTTTTATGAGAAATATGGCAAAAAAGCGTTGTTACCAAGAAAAAACAAAGTCTACAGTTTACCTTTCAAGATCAAAGTTTTAGAAGCTATTGAAGAAGATTCGCTATCTTTTAGTCAAGCTTGTTTGGAGTTTAATATTCCTACTAAATCTGTAATTATGAATTGGCAGAAGACCTACAAAAAGTCAGGTATCAAAGGCTTAAACAATAAATCTAGGGGGAAACCAAAATCTATGCAGTTTAAGAGAGCAAAAAAGAAATCCAGCAAACCGTTAACTAGAGAGGAAGAACTTCTATTGGAAAATGAATCCTTACGGGCAGAACTGGACTTGCTTAAAAAGTTACAAGCCTAA
- a CDS encoding DUF3997 domain-containing protein, with translation MKKILGIAFLLILQSCYFGAGLVEKEITDDYWLFANNTLDEMSIWFNAEKYSNRLIVPETVFAFGENGDFIIAKSHPKNLESGIDKSVTYYYIIEVDKKSPEQSPNLTLEQFENKRKELNIPNDLDFDIVYEELQ, from the coding sequence TTGAAAAAAATATTAGGAATAGCATTTTTACTGATTTTACAATCTTGCTATTTCGGAGCTGGATTAGTAGAAAAAGAAATTACGGACGACTATTGGTTATTCGCAAATAATACACTTGACGAAATGAGTATTTGGTTTAACGCTGAAAAATATTCTAATCGACTAATTGTTCCTGAAACAGTTTTTGCATTTGGAGAAAATGGAGATTTTATTATTGCAAAAAGTCACCCGAAAAATCTTGAAAGCGGAATTGATAAAAGCGTGACCTATTATTATATTATAGAAGTGGACAAAAAAAGTCCTGAACAAAGTCCGAATTTGACTTTGGAACAATTTGAGAATAAAAGAAAAGAGCTGAATATTCCGAATGATTTGGACTTTGACATTGTTTACGAAGAATTACAATAA
- a CDS encoding aldo/keto reductase, with protein sequence MKEIVLNDGNKLPIIGFGTYKSTEEEGIQSIKNALNLGYRMFDTAAKYDNEKEVGKAINESGIDRREIIVTTKLWRENLGYEEAKKAFDKSLKKLGLDYIDLYLIHWPANAKNYKDWQKANADSWRAMEELQAEGKIKSIGVSNFWQEHLEALFQTANVIPAINQIEFHPGYWQSELTEFCKKNNIVVESWSPLARGKVFGNEIIQTIAKQHNKSIAQICLRWITQHETIVIPKSNTPKRIEENINIFDFKLSKEEMKQINELPEMGFSGELPNIWPDVLNVKN encoded by the coding sequence ATGAAAGAAATAGTATTAAACGACGGAAATAAGTTACCAATTATAGGTTTTGGAACATACAAATCTACCGAGGAAGAAGGTATTCAATCTATAAAAAATGCTTTAAATCTAGGTTACAGAATGTTTGATACAGCCGCCAAATATGATAATGAAAAAGAAGTTGGAAAAGCAATAAATGAAAGTGGAATCGATAGAAGAGAAATTATCGTAACCACAAAATTATGGCGTGAAAATTTAGGTTATGAAGAAGCTAAAAAAGCTTTTGACAAATCACTTAAAAAACTTGGATTGGATTACATTGACTTGTATTTAATCCATTGGCCTGCGAATGCAAAAAACTATAAAGATTGGCAAAAAGCAAATGCAGATAGTTGGCGTGCAATGGAGGAACTTCAAGCGGAAGGGAAAATAAAGTCCATTGGAGTAAGTAATTTTTGGCAAGAACATTTAGAGGCACTTTTTCAAACTGCAAACGTAATCCCTGCTATCAATCAGATTGAATTTCACCCTGGTTATTGGCAATCAGAATTGACGGAATTTTGTAAAAAAAATAATATTGTAGTTGAATCTTGGTCACCTTTGGCAAGAGGAAAAGTGTTTGGAAATGAAATAATCCAAACTATCGCTAAACAACACAATAAATCTATAGCTCAAATCTGTTTGAGATGGATAACTCAACACGAAACCATCGTTATTCCGAAATCAAATACACCAAAAAGAATTGAGGAAAATATTAATATTTTTGACTTTAAATTATCAAAGGAGGAAATGAAGCAAATAAATGAACTTCCAGAAATGGGGTTTAGCGGAGAATTGCCTAACATTTGGCCAGATGTATTAAATGTTAAAAACTAA
- a CDS encoding pentapeptide repeat-containing protein — translation MENRTLEEFLTAYSEGKRHFLNWDFDEELSVSGIDLTDVYFEKCFLFLDFRKTKLTNSKFIGCNIKTADFRDSDLTNAIIKNCSVESTMFKGAKTENLIFEENYCYGNTVNKKDFEKIFKESDENYTRIKLTNGFPNAHGIGNILTGEIIEGDINVNDLLILNNGTEIPIVEVEFHKIIPKQRNFAITIPREFDNAETWHKLYGTELKIKKHYLQHRV, via the coding sequence ATGGAAAACAGAACATTAGAAGAATTTCTGACTGCTTATTCAGAAGGAAAAAGACATTTTCTCAATTGGGATTTTGACGAAGAACTTTCTGTAAGCGGAATAGATTTAACTGACGTCTACTTTGAAAAGTGTTTCCTTTTTTTAGATTTCAGAAAGACTAAATTAACCAACTCGAAATTTATAGGTTGTAATATAAAAACTGCCGATTTTAGAGATTCTGATTTAACAAATGCAATTATTAAAAATTGTTCTGTAGAATCAACAATGTTCAAAGGAGCAAAAACTGAAAACCTGATTTTTGAGGAAAATTATTGCTATGGAAATACAGTCAATAAAAAAGATTTTGAAAAAATTTTCAAAGAATCCGATGAGAATTATACGAGAATTAAACTAACAAACGGATTTCCAAATGCTCACGGAATTGGAAATATTCTGACTGGAGAAATAATTGAAGGAGATATAAATGTCAATGATTTACTAATTTTAAACAACGGAACTGAAATACCAATTGTTGAAGTGGAATTCCATAAAATTATTCCAAAACAAAGGAATTTTGCAATTACAATTCCAAGAGAATTTGACAATGCAGAAACTTGGCACAAATTATATGGAACTGAATTAAAAATAAAAAAACACTACTTACAACACCGTGTATAA
- a CDS encoding DUF4262 domain-containing protein has product MNKEQKQKYFEKVYRNIEQYGFHMTCVMEETEFTPFGYSTGIFHSFEIPELFISGLPSGLTSELIENYVEKYKFKTVPINRKINDLIDRFPVYFIEVKNELLTEYTLSSFKFYENSEFKYLQLIFPDLNGHFPNESEYDYDQEILGE; this is encoded by the coding sequence ATGAATAAGGAGCAAAAGCAAAAATATTTTGAAAAAGTTTATCGAAATATCGAGCAATATGGATTTCATATGACTTGTGTAATGGAAGAAACTGAATTTACACCTTTTGGATATTCAACTGGAATCTTTCATAGTTTTGAGATTCCAGAATTATTCATTTCTGGTCTTCCAAGTGGACTAACATCTGAATTGATTGAAAATTATGTTGAGAAATACAAATTCAAAACAGTTCCTATTAATCGAAAAATAAATGATTTAATTGACCGATTTCCTGTTTATTTTATTGAGGTTAAAAACGAATTACTGACGGAATACACCTTGAGTTCTTTTAAATTTTATGAAAATTCAGAATTTAAATATTTACAATTAATTTTCCCTGACTTAAATGGTCATTTTCCAAACGAATCAGAATATGATTATGACCAAGAAATATTAGGAGAATAA